One stretch of Variovorax sp. TBS-050B DNA includes these proteins:
- a CDS encoding polysaccharide biosynthesis tyrosine autokinase: MNAHIQPLIPAPADVVTLAERPPSRLREHVDLLLDNRWKIARFTAVALLLGAAYAMFGPRVYEANVLIQVEDPERSGGTLVGDSASSALNAKTPTAGEAEILKSRLVLGQAIENTKLYIEAEPLYVPVVGPWLARRAKALSEPGFLGMSGYVSGNERITVAQFDVPAELEGTRFRLNALADGAYTLSHPKLDQPLAGRVGTPLEAETPLGPVNLLVASFSARPGAAFKLVRESKQLTLLELQKDMRVVEKGKQSSVMDVSWRSGNPAQLTNLLNEVARLYVRVNIDQKTAQAQRALNFLGTELPKLKQQLEDSEEVYNRYRNQHGTISLDDEARNALAQNVDLQARLLDATQKRHELTERFTFRDPSVVTIDTQIATLKRALGTVEGRIRRMPMLQQDSLRMQRDIKVNTELYVSLLNSSLQMRLAKEGRIGNVRVLDQALLPEKPIRPKAVITMGLALLGGLFLGAASTFLRRSWRTTIASPAEIESHTGLDVYSTVPLSALQRKLDRDVRHGRPGVHVLAAQHPDDPALEGLRRLRTALKFAVPRAPNNRIMISSATPGAGKTFVSSNLAVVLASTGRRVLLIDADLRRSSLAPRFGLKRKGGLSELIEGTLDIDSATHKNVLPHLDVMTTGALPADPSGLLTSDAFSRVLEKVSGSYEVVIIDTPPALLASEAAEMATCMGTLLMVARAGDNELGDLTESAKQLRHAGAHFQGVVLNALDTRRRYYGSLAYRYGGYRLRAHEYPGLPPELPRPAATGAAT, encoded by the coding sequence ATGAATGCGCACATCCAACCCCTGATCCCCGCGCCCGCCGACGTCGTCACCCTGGCCGAGCGTCCGCCCTCGCGGCTGCGCGAGCACGTCGACCTGCTGCTCGACAACCGATGGAAGATCGCCAGGTTCACGGCCGTGGCGCTGCTGCTCGGCGCGGCCTATGCGATGTTCGGCCCGCGCGTGTACGAGGCCAACGTGCTGATCCAGGTCGAGGACCCCGAGCGCTCGGGCGGCACGCTGGTCGGCGATTCGGCGAGCAGCGCGCTCAACGCCAAGACGCCGACCGCGGGCGAGGCCGAGATCCTGAAGTCGCGGCTGGTGCTCGGCCAGGCGATCGAGAACACCAAGCTCTACATCGAGGCCGAGCCGCTCTACGTGCCGGTGGTCGGCCCGTGGCTCGCGCGGCGCGCCAAGGCGCTCTCGGAGCCCGGTTTCCTCGGCATGTCGGGCTACGTGAGCGGCAACGAGCGCATCACGGTCGCGCAGTTCGACGTGCCCGCCGAGCTCGAAGGCACGCGCTTTCGCCTGAACGCGCTCGCCGACGGCGCCTACACGCTGAGCCATCCGAAGCTCGACCAGCCGCTCGCCGGCCGCGTCGGCACGCCGCTGGAAGCCGAAACGCCGCTCGGGCCGGTGAACCTGCTCGTCGCCTCGTTCTCGGCCCGGCCGGGCGCCGCCTTCAAGCTGGTGCGCGAGTCGAAGCAGCTCACGCTGCTCGAGCTGCAGAAGGACATGCGCGTGGTCGAGAAGGGCAAGCAGTCCTCGGTCATGGACGTGAGCTGGCGCAGCGGCAACCCGGCGCAGCTGACCAACCTGCTGAACGAGGTGGCGCGGCTCTACGTGCGGGTCAACATCGACCAGAAGACGGCCCAGGCGCAGCGCGCGCTCAACTTCCTCGGCACCGAGCTGCCCAAGCTCAAGCAGCAGCTGGAGGATTCGGAAGAGGTCTACAACCGCTACCGCAACCAGCACGGCACGATCAGCCTCGACGACGAGGCGCGCAACGCGCTCGCGCAGAACGTCGACCTGCAGGCGCGGCTGCTCGACGCGACGCAGAAGCGCCACGAGCTGACCGAGCGCTTCACCTTCCGCGACCCGAGCGTGGTGACCATCGACACGCAGATCGCCACGCTCAAGCGTGCGCTCGGCACGGTGGAGGGGCGCATCCGCCGCATGCCGATGCTGCAGCAGGACTCGCTGCGCATGCAGCGCGACATCAAGGTCAACACCGAGCTCTACGTCTCGCTCCTGAACAGCTCGCTGCAGATGCGGCTCGCGAAGGAAGGCCGCATCGGCAACGTGCGCGTGCTCGACCAGGCGCTGCTGCCCGAGAAGCCGATCCGTCCGAAGGCCGTGATCACGATGGGGCTTGCGCTACTCGGCGGGCTGTTCCTCGGCGCGGCATCGACCTTCCTGCGGCGCTCGTGGCGCACCACCATCGCGAGCCCGGCCGAGATCGAGAGCCACACCGGGCTCGACGTCTACAGCACGGTGCCGCTGAGCGCGCTGCAGCGCAAGCTCGACCGCGACGTGCGCCACGGCCGCCCCGGCGTGCACGTGCTCGCGGCGCAGCATCCGGACGATCCCGCGCTCGAAGGGCTGCGGCGGCTGCGCACCGCGCTCAAGTTCGCGGTGCCGCGCGCGCCCAACAACCGCATCATGATCTCCAGCGCCACGCCCGGCGCGGGCAAGACCTTCGTCTCGTCGAACCTGGCGGTGGTGCTCGCCTCGACCGGCCGCCGGGTGCTGCTGATCGACGCCGACCTGCGGCGCAGCAGCCTCGCGCCCCGCTTCGGCCTGAAGCGCAAGGGCGGGCTGTCGGAGCTGATCGAGGGCACGCTCGACATCGACTCGGCGACCCACAAGAACGTGCTGCCGCACCTCGACGTGATGACCACGGGCGCACTGCCCGCGGACCCCTCGGGCCTGCTCACGAGCGATGCCTTCTCGCGCGTGCTGGAGAAGGTCTCGGGCAGCTACGAAGTGGTGATCATCGACACGCCGCCCGCGCTGCTGGCCTCGGAGGCGGCCGAGATGGCCACCTGCATGGGCACGCTGCTGATGGTGGCGCGCGCCGGCGACAACGAGCTCGGCGACCTGACCGAGAGCGCCAAGCAGCTGCGCCATGCCGGCGCGCATTTCCAGGGCGTGGTGCTCAACGCGCTCGACACGCGCCGCCGCTACTACGGCAGCCTCGCCTATCGCTACGGCGGCTACCGGCTGCGCGCGCACGAGTACCCGGGCCTGCCACCCGAGCTGCCGCGGCCCGCCGCGACGGGAGCCGCGACATGA
- a CDS encoding polysaccharide biosynthesis/export family protein, translated as MAHLDPARSPSGARAASATFAAGLRERLRGRRRLAALAALVLPVALALGGCGAPGFGSPTSGSYTVPASDGSGKRVAPKITTITPELVRSRAGQNLQALPEDVQRLFGKAPGYTIAPGDVVGIVVYRHPELMPAAGAVISQQADPTGVSVAPGFIVDAEGEISFPYIGRTKLEGMTERTAAEFITQRIAPYVKDPLVSVRIQTFRGRRVYVEGEVRNPGLQIFTDVPMTLAEAIGRAGSVTTSGDRSRVTLTRGGRTMAIDLAQLQRAGYDASRIPLQNGDIVNVGTREDTRVYVMGEIRNPSPLLMRNGRLSLGEALGDAGGPDLTTSSPGQIYVIRNAGDEVPEVYHLDAKNPVALALADRFELRPRDVVYVDHVPLVNWNRVISLILPSAQIVNLGGTVNRR; from the coding sequence ATGGCACACCTCGATCCCGCCCGTTCCCCGAGCGGCGCCCGCGCCGCCTCCGCCACCTTCGCAGCCGGCCTGCGAGAGCGCCTGCGCGGCCGGCGCCGGCTGGCAGCGCTGGCCGCGCTGGTGCTGCCGGTCGCGCTCGCGCTCGGCGGCTGCGGCGCACCCGGCTTCGGCTCGCCGACCAGCGGCAGCTACACCGTGCCCGCCAGCGACGGCAGCGGCAAGCGCGTGGCGCCGAAGATCACGACCATCACGCCCGAACTGGTGCGCAGCCGCGCCGGACAGAACCTGCAGGCGCTGCCCGAGGACGTGCAGCGCCTCTTCGGCAAGGCGCCGGGCTACACCATCGCGCCCGGCGACGTGGTCGGCATCGTGGTCTACCGCCATCCCGAGCTGATGCCCGCCGCGGGCGCGGTGATCTCCCAGCAGGCCGACCCGACCGGCGTCAGCGTGGCGCCGGGCTTCATCGTCGATGCCGAGGGCGAGATCAGCTTCCCGTACATCGGCCGCACCAAGCTCGAAGGCATGACCGAGCGCACCGCGGCCGAGTTCATCACCCAGCGCATCGCGCCCTACGTGAAGGACCCGCTGGTCAGCGTGCGCATCCAGACCTTCCGCGGCCGCCGCGTCTATGTGGAGGGCGAGGTGCGCAACCCCGGCCTGCAGATCTTCACCGACGTGCCGATGACGCTGGCCGAGGCGATCGGCCGCGCCGGCAGCGTCACCACCAGCGGCGACCGCTCGCGCGTGACGCTCACGCGCGGCGGCCGCACGATGGCGATCGACCTGGCGCAGCTGCAGCGCGCCGGCTACGACGCGAGCCGCATTCCGCTGCAGAACGGCGACATCGTCAACGTCGGCACGCGCGAGGACACGCGCGTCTACGTGATGGGCGAGATCCGCAACCCCTCGCCGCTGCTGATGCGCAACGGCCGCCTGAGCCTCGGCGAGGCGCTCGGCGACGCCGGCGGGCCCGACCTCACCACCTCGTCGCCGGGCCAGATCTACGTGATCCGCAACGCCGGCGACGAGGTGCCCGAGGTCTACCACCTCGACGCGAAGAACCCGGTCGCACTCGCGCTGGCCGACCGCTTCGAGCTGCGGCCGCGCGACGTGGTCTACGTCGACCACGTGCCGCTGGTGAACTGGAACCGGGTGATCAGCCTGATCCTGCCCTCGGCGCAGATCGTGAACCTCGGCGGCACCGTCAACCGGCGCTGA
- a CDS encoding alpha/beta fold hydrolase — translation MNALPFMFGPASRQLFGVFHPAAEAREAQAGLRTAVLLCPPFGQEGLRTHRFYKVLAERLARTGCATLRFDFHGAGDSPGDEAEGELDGWRRDLCTAHEELRRRAPTSRIVWIGARLGATLAVLAARNGRCDPSRLVLWEPVIDGRRYARHLREQHVAAIDTTFCIPDLRWRRALVREPDAMPEEALGTVLSPALRQQLGALAPSSLPLTALYETLVLTGPEDEATAQWAAEQQSRHMPVRLAYLQHRLDWTSDPYPNSAMVPADALNRLQGALHE, via the coding sequence ATGAACGCCCTGCCCTTCATGTTCGGGCCGGCCTCGCGCCAGCTCTTCGGCGTGTTCCATCCGGCCGCCGAGGCGCGCGAGGCGCAGGCCGGCCTGCGCACCGCGGTGCTGCTGTGCCCGCCCTTCGGCCAGGAGGGGCTGCGCACGCACCGCTTCTACAAGGTGCTGGCCGAGCGCCTGGCGCGCACCGGCTGCGCCACGCTGCGCTTCGATTTCCACGGCGCGGGCGACTCGCCGGGCGACGAGGCCGAGGGCGAGCTCGACGGCTGGCGGCGCGACCTGTGCACCGCGCACGAGGAGCTGCGCCGGCGCGCCCCGACGAGCCGCATCGTCTGGATCGGCGCGCGCCTGGGCGCCACGCTCGCGGTGCTGGCGGCGCGCAACGGCCGCTGCGATCCCTCGCGGCTGGTGCTGTGGGAGCCGGTGATCGACGGCCGGCGCTATGCGCGCCACCTGCGCGAGCAGCATGTGGCGGCGATCGACACCACCTTCTGCATTCCCGACCTGCGCTGGCGCCGCGCCCTGGTGCGCGAGCCCGACGCCATGCCCGAGGAAGCGCTCGGCACCGTGCTCTCGCCCGCGCTGCGCCAGCAGCTCGGCGCGCTGGCGCCGTCCTCGCTGCCGCTCACCGCGCTGTACGAGACGCTGGTGCTGACCGGCCCGGAGGACGAGGCCACCGCGCAATGGGCGGCCGAGCAGCAGTCGCGCCACATGCCGGTGCGGCTCGCCTACCTCCAGCACCGGCTCGACTGGACCTCGGACCCGTACCCCAACAGCGCGATGGTTCCGGCCGACGCGCTCAACCGCCTGCAGGGAGCCCTTCATGAATGA
- a CDS encoding 4'-phosphopantetheinyl transferase superfamily protein, whose translation MGSAVFSLSAVEAPLCRYLDLDERASDDAEQMLSDEERERAAQFRFNADRRRFVAAHAALRRALAEQTGERPDALHFTRSAFGKPSLARGSRVHFSLSHSHGLGLIAIGRRGPLGADVEQLRPVPDALALAERHFTRQEAETLAALPAGERERAFLVCWTRKEACLKAIGLGLIVPPDRFEVGVVADCRGVEVPVAGRILWLALQPAPARMDSVGAIAEWRHTHVRACAPSSAAELCA comes from the coding sequence ATGGGCTCCGCCGTTTTTTCCCTGTCCGCCGTCGAGGCGCCGCTGTGCCGCTACCTCGACCTCGACGAGCGCGCGAGCGACGACGCCGAGCAGATGCTGTCCGACGAGGAGCGCGAGCGCGCCGCGCAGTTCCGCTTCAACGCCGACCGCCGGCGCTTCGTGGCCGCCCATGCCGCGCTGCGCCGCGCGCTGGCCGAGCAGACCGGCGAGCGCCCCGATGCGCTGCACTTCACGCGCAGCGCCTTCGGCAAGCCCTCGCTCGCCCGCGGATCGCGCGTGCACTTCTCGCTCAGCCACAGCCATGGGCTGGGCCTGATCGCCATCGGACGGCGCGGCCCGCTGGGCGCCGACGTCGAGCAGCTGCGCCCGGTGCCCGATGCGCTGGCGCTCGCCGAGCGCCACTTCACGCGGCAGGAGGCCGAGACGCTCGCCGCCCTGCCCGCCGGCGAGCGCGAGCGCGCCTTCCTGGTCTGCTGGACGCGCAAGGAGGCCTGCCTCAAGGCCATCGGCCTGGGGCTGATCGTGCCGCCCGACCGCTTCGAGGTCGGCGTGGTGGCCGACTGCCGCGGCGTCGAGGTGCCGGTGGCCGGCCGCATCCTGTGGCTGGCGCTGCAGCCCGCGCCCGCGCGCATGGACAGCGTCGGCGCGATCGCGGAATGGCGCCACACGCACGTGCGCGCCTGCGCGCCGAGCAGCGCCGCGGAGCTCTGCGCATGA
- a CDS encoding condensation domain-containing protein: MRGYRIEPGEIEARCREVAGVSRSVVVAREDSPGDVRLVAYLALTPGVDFSLDALMLHLREHLPAFMLPQHVVALKSLPTLPNGKVDRVALPPPQAVSREEARRGAGPRNDCERRVLEAMEKVLSLPGLDMQDDFFTMGGHSLLASRLTTLLGREFQVTLPLRTLFEAPTAERLAAAIERLQGAGAGRQAPLPCRLDRTSAPLTLAQERIRFMEDLHPGRSVYNAPSAQRLLGSFDAARFEAAFQEIIRRQPALRTRMGTDPDTGRPVQLIAEAVEFSLPVIDLRKLPADQREAELAELMQEIADEPIDIHRAPMIHAAVFQLDAHDHVFLFVPHHLIWDGWSFDLLQRELSAIYDAAERGRPHGLPALTTTHGDYAEWLEGWMKEPAFQPQLDFWLERFARSPLPRLPRTDMPRRAGKSGQGGAQWIRVDLSVTQQLRRIARDMDVTLSMLTFGIYALTMSRVIGSETIVIANPVRGRQQPETEDVMGFFNNVLPVSLTVDASLPLPDFMRYVKGELLALMNYQQVPFERLMAEPALANRIRSVGPYQSMFSFQDARDRARRLGSLQTRQLHLMQRGATDDIGVWLMDKPHGLEGALIYNADVYLRETGAQLRDRYLEVLHRVVERPEATLATLASEEGSTSALYLRRLSAADPQKAAPAADGAAAGAKAEDILLNPEHAKLAQIWASVIGIDVNDIRPTDNFFDLGGDSLLVLRAIEQAERTLGYRVASRRYLFENLGQIAASAHVPADEADGAELPRVPLAQLKSAPRGDGLLSRALSGWLRRE; the protein is encoded by the coding sequence GTGCGCGGCTACCGCATCGAGCCCGGCGAGATCGAGGCGCGCTGCCGCGAGGTGGCCGGCGTCTCGCGCTCGGTGGTGGTGGCGCGCGAGGACAGCCCGGGCGACGTGCGCCTGGTGGCCTACCTCGCGCTCACGCCGGGCGTGGACTTCAGCCTCGACGCGCTGATGCTGCACCTGCGCGAGCACCTGCCGGCCTTCATGCTGCCGCAGCACGTGGTGGCCCTGAAGTCGCTGCCCACGCTGCCCAACGGCAAGGTCGACCGCGTCGCGCTGCCGCCGCCGCAGGCGGTCTCGCGCGAGGAGGCGCGGCGCGGCGCCGGCCCGCGCAACGACTGCGAGCGCCGCGTGCTCGAAGCGATGGAGAAGGTGCTGAGCCTGCCCGGCCTCGACATGCAGGACGACTTCTTCACCATGGGCGGCCATTCGCTGCTGGCCTCGCGCCTCACCACGCTGCTGGGCCGCGAGTTCCAGGTCACGCTGCCGCTGCGCACGCTGTTCGAGGCGCCCACGGCCGAGCGCCTCGCCGCCGCCATCGAGCGGCTGCAGGGCGCGGGCGCCGGCCGCCAGGCGCCGCTGCCCTGCCGGCTCGACCGCACGAGCGCGCCGCTCACGCTGGCGCAGGAGCGCATCCGCTTCATGGAAGACCTGCACCCGGGCCGCTCGGTCTACAACGCGCCCTCGGCGCAGCGCCTGCTCGGCAGCTTCGACGCGGCGCGCTTCGAGGCCGCGTTCCAGGAGATCATCCGCCGCCAGCCCGCGCTGCGCACCCGCATGGGAACCGATCCGGACACCGGCCGCCCGGTGCAGCTGATCGCGGAGGCGGTCGAGTTCTCGCTGCCGGTGATCGACCTGCGCAAGCTGCCGGCCGACCAGCGCGAGGCCGAGCTCGCCGAGCTGATGCAGGAGATCGCCGACGAACCGATCGACATCCACCGCGCGCCGATGATCCATGCGGCCGTGTTCCAGCTCGATGCGCACGACCATGTGTTCCTGTTCGTGCCGCACCACCTGATCTGGGACGGCTGGTCCTTCGACCTGCTGCAGCGCGAGCTGTCGGCCATCTACGACGCCGCCGAGCGCGGCCGGCCGCACGGCCTGCCCGCGCTCACCACCACGCACGGCGACTACGCCGAATGGCTGGAAGGCTGGATGAAGGAGCCCGCGTTCCAGCCGCAGCTCGACTTCTGGCTCGAGCGCTTCGCCAGGTCGCCGCTGCCGCGCCTGCCCCGCACCGACATGCCGCGCCGCGCGGGCAAGAGCGGCCAGGGCGGCGCGCAGTGGATCCGGGTCGATCTCTCGGTCACGCAGCAGCTGCGCAGGATCGCGCGCGACATGGACGTGACGCTCAGCATGCTGACCTTCGGCATCTATGCGCTCACCATGAGCCGCGTCATCGGCTCGGAGACCATCGTCATCGCCAACCCGGTGCGCGGCCGCCAGCAGCCCGAGACCGAGGACGTGATGGGCTTCTTCAACAACGTGCTGCCGGTGTCGCTCACCGTCGACGCCAGCCTCCCGCTGCCCGACTTCATGCGCTACGTGAAGGGCGAGCTGCTCGCGCTGATGAACTACCAGCAGGTGCCCTTCGAGCGGCTGATGGCCGAGCCCGCGCTCGCCAACCGGATCCGCTCGGTCGGACCCTACCAGTCGATGTTCTCGTTCCAGGATGCGCGCGACCGCGCACGGCGCCTCGGCAGCCTGCAGACGCGGCAATTGCACCTGATGCAGCGCGGCGCCACCGACGACATCGGCGTCTGGCTCATGGACAAGCCGCACGGTCTCGAAGGCGCGCTGATCTACAACGCCGACGTCTACCTGCGCGAGACCGGCGCACAGCTGCGCGACCGCTACCTCGAGGTGCTGCACCGCGTGGTCGAGCGGCCGGAGGCCACGCTCGCCACGCTCGCGAGCGAGGAGGGCTCGACCAGCGCGCTCTACCTGCGCCGGCTCTCCGCGGCCGATCCGCAGAAGGCCGCGCCCGCGGCCGACGGCGCGGCGGCCGGCGCCAAGGCCGAGGACATCCTGCTCAACCCCGAGCACGCCAAGCTCGCGCAGATCTGGGCCTCGGTGATCGGCATCGACGTCAACGACATCCGGCCCACCGACAACTTCTTCGACCTGGGCGGCGATTCGCTGCTGGTGCTGCGCGCCATCGAGCAGGCCGAGCGCACGCTGGGCTACCGCGTGGCCTCGCGCCGCTACCTGTTCGAGAACTTGGGCCAGATCGCGGCCTCGGCCCATGTCCCGGCCGACGAGGCCGACGGCGCCGAGCTGCCGCGCGTGCCGCTCGCGCAGCTCAAGAGCGCGCCGCGCGGCGACGGCCTGCTGAGCCGCGCCCTCAGCGGCTGGCTGCGCAGGGAGTAG